TTAATTTTCCATCCAACCAAACTCCCAGATAAGCTCCTAAAATTATAGGCAAAATGAAAACAAAACCCAGAGTACCTAAATAAATTGTTTGAGCAAGTAAGGTGGATTTCTCCTTTTTTGCTTTATCCATTTTGCGTACATTCAATTTCACCTGCTTTTCAAGGTCTTTTTGAGAATTAGATTCCATAATGCTCCTGCCGTTTTAAATCCCATAGACGTTTCATAATTTCTTCATCTAAGCGATGCAAATGTTCCTTCATACTTGCAAGATGTTCTTCTTCTATTTGTAATTCTTTTGCTATTGAATTTTGTATTACCTGATACTCTTTATTACGAAAATAATGACGCGTAGAAAGATACAGTTGATTTTCATTAAAATAGACCACTGCACCAGGCAATGCTAAATATTCTGTCTCATTATTATCATAACGAAACCATGCCAAGCCAAATTTTAAGCACGTCATCATTCGGGCATGATATGCCAGAATACCAAATTGTCCTGAGGCATCTTCACCAATAAAGCTCACTACATTATGAATTTTTTCATATTGTGTTGCACTTTGCAGGTACAGATCAAAACTATCCATTTAGCTCCTTATCCATAGTACCTATCATATAACACTGAGCTTCAGAAAAATGATCGTAATCACCATGAATAAATGATTCACAATCTGCCAAAGTTTGCTCTAATGACACAGACTGTCCTGCAATACCTGTTTGCTGTTTTGTCACATGAAAAGGTTGCGTCAAATAGCGTTGTAGTTTTCGCGCCCTTAAAACAACGTCCCGGTCTTTAGCAGAAAGTTCCTCAATCCCCATCATAGAAATGATGTCTTCTAATTCTTGATAACGGGCTATATGTTCTCTAACTGCTTGAGCAATAGAATAATGCCTTTCTCCCAAAACCATTTTATCCATATATTTACTCTTTGAAGCCAGGATATCTACTGCTGGGTATATTCCTTTGCCTGCTTGCACGCGGGAAAGTACCACTATTGAATCCAAATGAGTAATAATTCCAGTTACCGCTGGGTCGCTCATATCATCGGCAGGAACATAAACAGCTTGCACTGATGTAACAGCTCCTTTGGCAGTAGATGTAATACGCTCTTGCAGTTCGGCAATCTCCGTCATTAAGGTCGGTTGATAGCCGACACTCGCCGACATTCTGCCTAAAAGTCCTGAAATTTCACTGCCTGCTTGCACAAAACGATAAACATTATCAATGAGAAAAAGCACTTCATGTGCCACGTTATCGCGTAAATACTCTGCATAGGTTAAAGCAGACAACCCCGCTCTAAAACGCACCCCAGGTGACTCATCCATTTGACCAAATATCATTAGCGTTTTACCCATTACTCCTGCGGCTTGCATCTCATGCCATAATTCATGTCCTTCACGTATTCGCTCTCCAACTCCTGCAAAGACGGAAATACCTTGATGTAATTGAATAATAGAGTGCATAAACTCCATAAGTAAAACAGTCTTACCAACTCCAGCACCACCAAATAATCCAGTTTTACCTCCTCTAACAAAGGGACAGAGTAAATCAATCACTTTAATTCCTGTCTCAAGAATGTTTTGTTTTGCCGTAGTCATGGCAATAGGGGCTGGTTTTACAAGAATATCTCTGTATTCATTCACTGGAAATGGCTCTGCACCATCTAAAGGAG
This Legionella fallonii LLAP-10 DNA region includes the following protein-coding sequences:
- a CDS encoding AtpZ/AtpI family protein translates to MESNSQKDLEKQVKLNVRKMDKAKKEKSTLLAQTIYLGTLGFVFILPIILGAYLGVWLDGKLKGYSIAWTLNLIILGVIVGAVNVYLMIKE
- the atpD gene encoding F0F1 ATP synthase subunit beta, translated to MNKNTASLNIDKKAIGHIIEVNGPVVKLFCDILPPLYQALSTDTETDHYVLEVCQHIDDHHVRAIVLHRATGLQRGLLVYDQGTSIQIPVSPNCLGRVLNTFGAPLDGAEPFPVNEYRDILVKPAPIAMTTAKQNILETGIKVIDLLCPFVRGGKTGLFGGAGVGKTVLLMEFMHSIIQLHQGISVFAGVGERIREGHELWHEMQAAGVMGKTLMIFGQMDESPGVRFRAGLSALTYAEYLRDNVAHEVLFLIDNVYRFVQAGSEISGLLGRMSASVGYQPTLMTEIAELQERITSTAKGAVTSVQAVYVPADDMSDPAVTGIITHLDSIVVLSRVQAGKGIYPAVDILASKSKYMDKMVLGERHYSIAQAVREHIARYQELEDIISMMGIEELSAKDRDVVLRARKLQRYLTQPFHVTKQQTGIAGQSVSLEQTLADCESFIHGDYDHFSEAQCYMIGTMDKELNG
- a CDS encoding F0F1 ATP synthase subunit epsilon, translating into MDSFDLYLQSATQYEKIHNVVSFIGEDASGQFGILAYHARMMTCLKFGLAWFRYDNNETEYLALPGAVVYFNENQLYLSTRHYFRNKEYQVIQNSIAKELQIEEEHLASMKEHLHRLDEEIMKRLWDLKRQEHYGI